In Nostoc sp. GT001, a genomic segment contains:
- a CDS encoding F0F1 ATP synthase subunit B' gives MFDFDATLPFMALQFLLLAALLNAIFYKPLTKVLDDRDNYIRTNTLEARESLAKAERLATEYEQQLADARRQSQATVEAAQLEAKKITAEKIAEAQKEAQTQREQAAVEIEQQKQEAFRTLEQQVDALSRQILEKLLGPTPVR, from the coding sequence ATGTTTGATTTCGATGCTACCTTGCCCTTCATGGCATTGCAATTCCTGCTACTAGCAGCTTTGTTGAATGCAATTTTCTATAAGCCACTGACCAAGGTACTAGACGATCGCGATAATTATATCCGAACGAATACCCTGGAAGCGCGGGAGAGCTTGGCTAAAGCCGAGCGCTTGGCTACTGAGTATGAACAGCAACTCGCAGACGCTCGCAGACAATCGCAAGCAACTGTAGAAGCAGCTCAACTCGAAGCTAAGAAAATTACTGCTGAGAAAATCGCTGAGGCCCAAAAGGAAGCTCAGACTCAACGGGAACAAGCTGCTGTTGAAATAGAACAACAAAAGCAGGAAGCTTTTCGCACCTTAGAGCAACAAGTTGATGCTTTAAGCAGGCAGATTCTAGAAAAACTATTAGGACCAACTCCAGTTAGATAA
- the aroB gene encoding 3-dehydroquinate synthase, with protein MTSVINVNLPEQSYEIAITSLLLPETLRERDATRTSSYANAPSSLDQLGQRMASLKLGKKVLLVSNPTIFKHFGERAITSLKSAGFEVASCTLPPGERYKTLNSIQKLYDVALENRLERSSTMVALGGGVIGDMTGFAAATWLRGINVVQVPTSLLAMVDSAIGGKTGVNHPHGKNLIGAFHQPRLVLIDPDVLKTLPMREFRAGMAEVIKYGVIWDAELFAQLEASKRLDQLRYVKPDLITTILTRSCQAKADVVSKDEKEGGLRAILNYGHTIGHTVESLTGYRLVNHGEAVAIGMVAASQIAVDLGLWQKEDTERQNALIQKAGLPTQLPDGLDIEAIIEALQLDKKVKEGKVRFVLPTEIGVVTITDEVPSDIIRQVLRGM; from the coding sequence ATGACTTCTGTAATTAATGTGAATCTACCAGAGCAGTCTTATGAGATTGCGATAACTTCTCTTCTCCTGCCGGAGACGCTGCGCGAACGAGACGCTACGCGAACGTCGAGCTACGCTAACGCACCTTCGAGTTTAGATCAACTGGGTCAACGAATGGCTAGTCTCAAGCTAGGCAAGAAGGTACTGCTGGTTTCTAATCCGACAATTTTTAAGCATTTTGGCGAAAGAGCAATTACATCCCTAAAATCTGCTGGATTTGAAGTTGCTAGCTGCACTCTACCACCTGGTGAACGCTACAAAACCCTCAATTCTATCCAAAAACTCTACGATGTAGCCTTGGAAAACCGCCTAGAACGTTCTTCTACGATGGTGGCTTTGGGCGGAGGTGTAATTGGGGATATGACTGGCTTTGCAGCTGCAACTTGGCTACGTGGTATTAATGTTGTCCAAGTGCCTACCTCTTTGTTGGCGATGGTAGATTCGGCAATTGGTGGCAAAACTGGTGTGAATCATCCCCACGGTAAAAACTTAATTGGGGCATTCCATCAACCGCGTTTGGTTTTGATTGACCCAGATGTGTTAAAAACTCTGCCTATGCGTGAGTTTCGAGCAGGGATGGCAGAAGTTATTAAGTACGGTGTGATTTGGGATGCCGAATTGTTTGCCCAGTTAGAAGCAAGTAAACGCCTCGACCAACTCCGCTATGTCAAACCTGACCTAATAACCACCATATTAACGCGCTCTTGTCAAGCTAAAGCTGATGTTGTTAGCAAAGATGAGAAAGAAGGCGGATTACGGGCAATTCTCAACTATGGACACACCATCGGTCATACAGTGGAAAGTCTGACTGGTTATCGTCTAGTAAATCATGGTGAAGCGGTGGCTATTGGTATGGTAGCAGCTAGTCAAATTGCTGTGGATTTAGGATTGTGGCAAAAGGAAGACACAGAACGTCAAAATGCTTTAATTCAAAAAGCGGGTTTACCGACTCAGTTACCAGATGGGTTAGATATTGAAGCAATTATTGAGGCGTTGCAGTTAGATAAGAAAGTCAAAGAGGGGAAAGTTCGGTTTGTTTTACCAACAGAGATTGGTGTAGTAACAATTACCGATGAAGTGCCATCAGATATTATTCGGCAAGTATTGCGAGGAATGTAA
- the atpA gene encoding F0F1 ATP synthase subunit alpha, with protein MSISIRPDEISSIIQQQIEQYDQEVKVANVGTVLQVGDGIARIYGLEKAMSGELLEFEDGTIGIAQNLEEDNVGAVLMGEGLEIQEGSSVTATGRIAQIPVGEALIGRVVDALGRPIDGKGDIKSSESRLIESPAPGIIAPRSVHEPMQTGITAIDSMIPIGRGQRELIIGDRQTGKTAIAIDTIINQKEEDVICVYVAIGQKASTVANVVQTLQEKGAMDYTIVVAASASEPATLQYLAPYTGATIAEYFMYKGKATLVIYDDLSKQAQAYRQMSLLLRRPPGREAYPGDVFYIHSRLLERAAKLSDELGKGSMTALPIIETQAGDVSAYIPTNVISITDGQIFLSSDLFNAGIRPAVNPGISVSRVGSAAQTKAMKKVVSKIKLELAQFDDLQAFAQFASDLDKATQDQLARGQRLRELLKQPQNSPLSVYEQVAILYAGINGYLDDVPVTQVTTFTAGLREYLKTGKTQYAQGVQASKALGDAEEAALKEALTEYKKTFKATA; from the coding sequence ATGAGCATATCAATTAGACCTGACGAAATTAGCAGCATTATCCAACAACAAATCGAGCAATACGATCAAGAGGTCAAAGTTGCTAACGTTGGTACTGTTCTCCAAGTTGGTGACGGTATTGCCCGGATTTATGGTCTGGAAAAGGCTATGTCTGGGGAACTTTTGGAATTTGAAGATGGCACAATTGGCATCGCCCAAAACTTAGAAGAAGATAACGTGGGCGCGGTGCTGATGGGTGAAGGGCTAGAAATTCAAGAAGGTAGTTCTGTAACTGCTACTGGTAGAATTGCCCAGATCCCAGTAGGAGAAGCCTTAATTGGCCGAGTTGTAGACGCCTTGGGTCGCCCCATCGATGGGAAGGGAGACATCAAATCCTCCGAAAGCCGTTTGATTGAATCTCCAGCACCCGGTATCATTGCTCCTCGGTCTGTACACGAACCCATGCAAACGGGTATCACAGCTATTGACTCAATGATTCCCATCGGTCGTGGTCAACGGGAATTGATTATTGGCGATCGCCAAACCGGTAAAACTGCGATCGCGATCGACACCATCATCAACCAAAAGGAAGAAGATGTAATTTGTGTCTACGTAGCGATCGGTCAAAAGGCTTCCACAGTTGCTAACGTGGTACAAACATTGCAAGAAAAAGGCGCAATGGATTACACCATCGTCGTCGCCGCTAGTGCCAGTGAACCTGCAACCCTACAATACCTAGCTCCTTACACAGGTGCGACTATTGCTGAGTACTTCATGTACAAAGGCAAAGCTACCCTGGTAATTTATGATGACCTTTCCAAGCAAGCCCAAGCTTATCGCCAAATGTCCCTACTGCTGCGTCGCCCACCCGGACGCGAAGCTTACCCTGGTGATGTATTCTACATCCACTCCCGCTTGTTAGAAAGAGCAGCAAAACTGAGTGACGAATTAGGTAAAGGCAGTATGACCGCCCTACCAATTATCGAAACCCAAGCTGGTGACGTTTCAGCATATATCCCCACCAACGTAATTTCTATTACCGATGGTCAGATATTCCTGTCTTCTGACTTGTTTAACGCTGGTATCCGTCCCGCTGTAAACCCCGGTATTTCAGTATCCCGTGTGGGTTCTGCCGCTCAAACCAAGGCAATGAAAAAAGTTGTGAGTAAGATTAAATTGGAACTAGCCCAATTTGACGACCTACAAGCCTTCGCTCAATTTGCTTCCGACTTAGATAAAGCCACTCAAGACCAGTTGGCACGGGGTCAACGGTTGCGCGAACTCCTCAAGCAGCCACAAAATTCCCCACTCTCGGTATACGAGCAAGTAGCAATTTTGTACGCTGGTATTAATGGTTACTTAGATGATGTACCTGTAACTCAAGTAACCACCTTCACTGCTGGTCTACGTGAGTACTTAAAGACTGGCAAGACCCAGTATGCTCAAGGAGTACAAGCATCGAAAGCACTAGGTGATGCCGAAGAAGCTGCTTTGAAGGAAGCGCTGACCGAATACAAGAAGACCTTCAAAGCTACAGCGTAA
- the atpE gene encoding ATP synthase F0 subunit C, with amino-acid sequence MDPLVQAASVLAAALAIGLAAIGPGIGQGNAAGQAVEGIARQPEAEGKIRGTLLLTLAFMESLTIYGLVIALVLLFANPFG; translated from the coding sequence ATGGATCCATTAGTTCAGGCTGCTTCAGTTCTCGCTGCGGCTTTAGCGATTGGTTTAGCTGCAATTGGCCCTGGTATTGGTCAAGGAAACGCTGCTGGACAAGCAGTAGAAGGTATTGCTCGTCAACCTGAAGCAGAAGGAAAAATTCGCGGTACTCTGCTATTAACCTTGGCATTCATGGAATCCTTGACTATCTATGGTCTAGTAATTGCCTTGGTATTGCTGTTTGCTAACCCCTTCGGTTAA
- a CDS encoding F0F1 ATP synthase subunit B, producing MGIMGTFLLLAAEANAVHSELAEGAAEGGFGLNLDIFETNLINLAILIGILFYFGRKVLSNILNERQSNIATAIQEAEGRLKEAKTALSKAQEQLKQSQAEAERIRQSATENAQKTKEALLAKAVQDVERLKQTAAADLNTETDRAIAQLRQRVATLALQKVESQLKSGIADDAQQSLIDRSIAQLGGNV from the coding sequence ATGGGTATCATGGGGACATTCTTATTACTTGCCGCAGAAGCGAACGCTGTTCACTCTGAATTGGCAGAAGGCGCAGCAGAAGGTGGTTTCGGTCTAAACCTAGACATTTTTGAAACCAATCTGATTAATCTAGCGATTCTGATTGGCATACTATTCTACTTCGGACGTAAAGTTTTAAGCAATATCCTGAACGAGCGACAATCCAATATTGCCACCGCAATTCAGGAAGCAGAAGGGCGCTTAAAAGAGGCAAAGACTGCCCTTTCAAAAGCGCAAGAGCAATTGAAGCAATCTCAGGCAGAGGCAGAACGCATCCGTCAATCTGCCACAGAAAACGCTCAAAAGACCAAAGAAGCCTTGTTAGCGAAGGCAGTGCAAGACGTAGAACGCTTGAAACAAACAGCAGCAGCAGATTTAAACACTGAAACCGATCGAGCGATCGCTCAACTGCGGCAACGGGTAGCTACACTAGCATTGCAGAAAGTCGAATCGCAACTCAAAAGCGGGATTGCCGACGATGCTCAACAAAGTTTAATTGACCGCAGCATCGCACAACTGGGAGGCAACGTATGA
- a CDS encoding ATP synthase subunit I: MCSXSYLTVLVSSPVSLSDESIAPTPTTQQDAKTGSEDTESGNSMQEFYQLFQRLLVITLVLTGVIFISVWIFYSLNIALNYLIGACTGVVYLKMLARDVERLGSEKTSLSKTRFALFMGVMIVATQWRELQILPIFLGFLTYKATLLVYMVQIAFIPDS, from the coding sequence ATGTGCAGTCANTCATATTTAACTGTACTGGTTTCAAGTCCCGTGAGCTTGTCTGACGAATCAATTGCGCCCACTCCGACAACGCAACAAGATGCTAAAACCGGTTCTGAAGACACAGAATCGGGTAACTCCATGCAAGAGTTCTATCAACTCTTCCAGCGATTGTTGGTAATCACGCTTGTCTTGACGGGGGTTATTTTTATCTCTGTGTGGATTTTTTATTCCTTAAACATTGCCCTAAATTATTTAATTGGGGCGTGTACAGGTGTGGTTTACTTAAAAATGTTGGCTAGAGATGTTGAGCGACTCGGTAGTGAGAAAACCAGTTTGAGCAAAACTCGTTTTGCTCTATTTATGGGAGTCATGATCGTAGCAACTCAATGGCGTGAGCTACAGATTCTACCCATTTTTTTGGGATTTCTAACTTACAAAGCCACGCTCCTCGTCTATATGGTGCAAATTGCGTTCATTCCTGATTCTTAA
- the petL gene encoding cytochrome b6-f complex subunit PetL: MFAIVSYVVFLGLFFGLSVGLLFGLRTAKII, translated from the coding sequence ATGTTTGCAATTGTATCTTATGTCGTCTTCTTGGGTTTATTCTTTGGCTTATCTGTAGGTTTGCTGTTCGGTCTGCGGACTGCCAAGATAATTTAA
- the atpB gene encoding F0F1 ATP synthase subunit A, whose amino-acid sequence MQMLSVLNAFNSFPLAELEVGHHFYWQLGNLKIHGQVFLTSWFVISILVVASIAATRNAQRIPKGIQNLMEYALEFIRDLAKNQLGEKEYRPWVPFIGTLFLFIFVSNWSGALIPWKLIKLPSGELGAPTNDINTTVALALLTSLAYFYAGFSKRGLGYFKKYIEPTPVLLPIAILEDFTKPLSLSFRLFGNILADELVVAVLVLLVPLFVPLPVMALGLFTSAIQALVFATLAGAYIHEAMEGHGGDEHEEH is encoded by the coding sequence ATGCAAATGCTTAGTGTCTTAAACGCCTTTAATTCTTTTCCCCTCGCCGAATTAGAAGTAGGACATCATTTCTACTGGCAGTTGGGCAATCTTAAAATTCATGGGCAAGTTTTTCTCACCTCATGGTTTGTGATTAGTATTCTAGTAGTGGCTTCAATAGCTGCTACTCGAAATGCACAAAGAATTCCCAAGGGCATCCAAAATTTGATGGAATACGCCCTAGAATTTATTCGTGATTTGGCCAAAAACCAACTCGGTGAGAAAGAGTACCGCCCTTGGGTGCCATTTATTGGCACATTGTTCTTGTTTATTTTCGTATCGAACTGGTCAGGCGCACTAATTCCCTGGAAGCTCATCAAGCTACCTTCGGGCGAATTAGGAGCTCCCACCAATGACATCAATACGACTGTTGCATTGGCATTGCTGACTTCCTTGGCGTACTTTTACGCAGGTTTTAGCAAACGGGGTTTAGGCTACTTTAAGAAATATATAGAGCCAACACCCGTTTTGTTGCCGATCGCAATTCTAGAAGATTTCACCAAACCCCTCTCCCTAAGCTTCCGGCTATTTGGTAATATTTTGGCGGATGAATTGGTAGTAGCGGTGTTGGTGCTGCTAGTTCCTCTATTTGTACCTCTGCCTGTAATGGCCTTGGGTTTATTTACCAGTGCCATTCAAGCCCTGGTTTTCGCCACCCTAGCCGGAGCATACATTCATGAGGCAATGGAGGGACATGGCGGAGATGAACATGAGGAGCATTAA
- a CDS encoding helix-turn-helix domain-containing protein, whose protein sequence is MGCRLKVFLTEEEKLTLEELRKAKDVPQRTKDRAQVLLLNTRGLKNEQIAKGLNWAISTVRQTLHRWEKMGLAGLWDAPGRGGKPRYSESDLVYLENCLAQESETYNSKQLAKKLASERQVNLSADRLRRVLKKRGRRFGSTRTQTQKQQA, encoded by the coding sequence ATGGGATGCCGATTAAAAGTGTTTCTCACAGAAGAGGAAAAGCTAACTTTAGAAGAGTTGAGAAAAGCTAAAGATGTTCCTCAACGTACTAAGGATCGTGCTCAAGTTTTACTGCTGAATACTCGTGGCTTAAAAAATGAGCAAATTGCAAAAGGCTTGAACTGGGCGATTTCAACAGTGCGTCAAACCCTTCATCGCTGGGAAAAAATGGGTTTAGCAGGTTTATGGGATGCTCCTGGTCGAGGAGGAAAACCCCGATATTCGGAATCGGATTTGGTTTATCTCGAAAATTGTTTAGCTCAAGAGTCAGAGACTTATAACTCTAAACAATTAGCAAAAAAACTAGCATCTGAACGTCAAGTAAACTTGAGTGCAGATCGACTACGACGGGTACTGAAAAAAAGGGGAAGGAGGTTTGGAAGCACACGCACACAAACCCAGAAACAGCAAGCATAA
- the atpH gene encoding ATP synthase F1 subunit delta, with protein MTSQVASAEVAQPYAQALLSIAQSKNLTEEFGEDARTFLGLLRADKQLHNFFSNPFIQSENKKALIKQILGEGANPYLRNFLLILVDKRRIAFLEDIFQQYLALLRQLNQTVLAEVISAVPLTEAQQQAIIQKVIAISNARQVELETRVDSELIGGVIIKVGSQVIDASIRGQLRRLSLRLTSG; from the coding sequence ATGACAAGTCAGGTAGCGTCAGCCGAAGTAGCCCAACCCTACGCACAGGCACTTTTGTCAATAGCGCAATCGAAAAACTTGACTGAAGAGTTCGGGGAAGATGCGCGTACTTTCCTGGGACTGCTCAGGGCAGACAAACAGCTACACAACTTCTTCAGCAACCCGTTTATTCAGTCTGAGAACAAAAAAGCTCTCATCAAACAAATACTCGGTGAAGGCGCTAATCCCTACTTACGCAATTTTTTGCTGATATTGGTAGATAAACGGCGCATTGCATTCTTGGAAGATATTTTTCAACAATATCTGGCGCTGTTGCGGCAGCTGAATCAAACCGTATTAGCGGAAGTAATTTCAGCCGTTCCCCTCACAGAAGCTCAACAGCAGGCAATCATCCAAAAGGTCATCGCCATCTCCAATGCTCGCCAGGTAGAACTAGAAACCAGGGTAGACAGCGAGTTAATTGGTGGTGTGATCATTAAAGTAGGTTCACAGGTAATTGACGCTAGTATCCGGGGTCAGTTGCGCCGCCTTTCATTGCGCTTAACCAGTGGTTAG
- a CDS encoding F0F1 ATP synthase subunit gamma yields MANLKAIRDRIQSVKNTKKITEAMRLVAAARVRRAQEQVLATRPFADRLAQVLYGLQSRLRFEEANLPLLKKRQVKSVGLLVISGDRGLCGGYNNNVIRRAENRAKEIQAEGLDYQFVIVGRKATQYFQRRNQPIDATYSGLEQIPTAAEANQIADQLLSLFLSEEVDRIELIYTRFLSLVSSRPVIQTLLPLDPQGLEAGDDEIFRLTTRGGKFEVEREKVTKEVRPLAPDMIFEQDPVQILDSLLPLYLSNQLLRALQESAASELAARMTAMSNASENAGELINTLTLSYNKARQAAITQELLEVVGGAEALT; encoded by the coding sequence ATGGCCAATTTAAAAGCAATACGCGATCGCATTCAGTCGGTCAAAAACACCAAAAAAATCACAGAAGCCATGCGTCTCGTAGCTGCGGCTAGAGTGCGCCGGGCGCAAGAACAAGTCCTAGCAACTCGCCCCTTTGCTGATCGCTTGGCACAAGTATTGTATGGTTTGCAAAGCCGTTTGCGGTTTGAAGAAGCAAACCTACCACTACTGAAAAAACGCCAAGTTAAGTCAGTCGGGTTGTTGGTTATTTCAGGCGATCGCGGTCTATGCGGCGGCTACAATAATAACGTTATCCGTCGTGCAGAAAACCGCGCCAAAGAAATCCAGGCAGAAGGTTTAGACTATCAATTTGTGATTGTCGGGCGTAAAGCTACACAGTACTTTCAACGCCGCAATCAGCCAATTGATGCCACCTACAGCGGCTTAGAACAAATCCCCACCGCAGCGGAAGCCAATCAGATTGCTGACCAACTACTTTCCTTGTTCCTTTCGGAAGAAGTTGACCGCATCGAATTGATCTATACCAGATTCCTTTCCTTGGTTAGCTCCCGTCCTGTGATCCAAACCTTACTGCCCCTCGATCCCCAAGGTCTAGAAGCAGGCGATGATGAAATCTTCCGCTTGACAACCCGTGGTGGTAAATTTGAAGTCGAACGCGAGAAAGTGACTAAGGAAGTCCGCCCATTGGCTCCTGACATGATTTTCGAGCAAGATCCCGTGCAAATTCTCGATTCTTTATTGCCCCTGTATCTGAGTAATCAGCTATTGCGGGCGCTACAAGAATCGGCAGCTAGTGAACTAGCAGCGCGGATGACAGCCATGAGTAATGCCAGTGAAAATGCTGGTGAACTAATTAATACCCTCACCCTGTCTTACAACAAAGCTCGACAAGCTGCAATTACTCAAGAACTCCTTGAAGTTGTGGGCGGTGCTGAAGCACTAACTTAG
- a CDS encoding diflavin flavoprotein, producing MVSMSTISKAHEENVQHRLTIQTVEIAPNTTAIRSLDWDRDRFDIEFGLQNGTTYNSYLIRGEQTVLIDTSHQKFRDLYLETLKGLVNPKTIDYIIVSHTEPDHSGLVEDVLQLAPRATVLASKVALQFLEGLVHDPFSKRVVKTGDRIDIGKGHEMEFVSAPNLHWPDTIFSFDRKTQILYTCDAFGMHFCDDRTFDEDLEAIEADFRFYYDCLMGPNARSLLNAMKRMGDLGKINIIANGHGPLLYHHLDVLTGCYENWSQKQAKAETTVGLFFVSEYGYGERLGHAIAEGILKTGVGVEVLDLSTAGSQEIQELAGRAAGIIIGMPSTTAAAAQASISSVLAVAKNKQFLGLFECYGGDDEPIDTLRRQFLDSGIKEAFPPIRIKEAPTASTFQLCEEAGKDIGQLLVRDRNIKQIKSLDVNMEKALGRISSGLYIVTTKKDNVSSAMLASWVTQASLQPLGFTIAVAKDRAIDSLMQVGDRFVLNVLEEGNYQELKKHFLKRLHPGADRFAGVKTQTAKNGSPILADALAYMECEIQTSMECSDHWVLYCTVQEGRVSKNDGLTAVRHRKVGNYY from the coding sequence ATGGTATCGATGTCTACGATCAGCAAGGCCCACGAAGAGAACGTTCAACATCGGCTAACTATACAAACTGTAGAAATTGCCCCTAACACAACAGCGATTCGCTCTCTTGACTGGGATCGCGATCGCTTTGATATCGAATTCGGACTGCAAAACGGTACAACCTACAATTCATATCTAATTAGGGGCGAACAAACAGTTTTAATTGATACTTCTCACCAGAAGTTTCGCGATCTGTATTTAGAGACCCTTAAGGGTCTTGTAAACCCCAAAACAATTGATTACATAATTGTTAGTCACACAGAGCCAGACCATAGCGGTTTAGTAGAAGATGTCCTCCAGTTAGCTCCTAGAGCTACTGTTTTAGCCTCAAAAGTTGCGCTTCAGTTTTTGGAAGGCTTAGTACACGATCCTTTTTCCAAGCGGGTTGTGAAAACTGGCGATCGCATCGATATCGGCAAAGGCCACGAAATGGAATTCGTGAGTGCGCCTAACCTACACTGGCCGGATACAATCTTTAGCTTTGACCGCAAAACCCAAATTCTCTACACCTGTGATGCTTTTGGGATGCACTTTTGTGACGATCGCACCTTTGACGAAGATTTAGAAGCGATCGAAGCTGACTTTAGATTTTACTACGACTGCTTAATGGGCCCTAACGCTCGTTCGTTGTTGAATGCGATGAAGCGGATGGGCGATCTCGGAAAGATTAATATTATTGCCAATGGTCACGGGCCATTATTATACCACCATTTAGATGTTCTGACCGGGTGTTATGAAAATTGGAGCCAAAAACAAGCGAAAGCAGAAACCACAGTTGGCTTGTTTTTTGTCTCAGAATATGGATATGGCGAGCGCCTTGGTCACGCAATTGCCGAAGGTATCTTGAAAACTGGCGTTGGCGTAGAAGTACTAGATTTGAGTACTGCTGGGAGCCAAGAAATTCAAGAACTAGCCGGGAGAGCAGCTGGCATCATTATCGGTATGCCCTCGACTACCGCCGCCGCCGCCCAAGCTAGTATCAGTTCGGTGCTAGCTGTTGCCAAGAACAAGCAATTTCTTGGGCTGTTTGAATGTTACGGTGGGGATGATGAACCCATTGATACCCTCCGCAGACAATTTCTTGACTCTGGCATCAAAGAAGCTTTCCCACCCATTCGGATTAAAGAGGCTCCCACAGCATCAACATTCCAGTTGTGTGAAGAAGCGGGTAAAGACATCGGACAATTGCTAGTGCGCGATCGCAACATCAAGCAAATCAAGTCCCTTGATGTCAACATGGAAAAGGCACTGGGTCGCATCAGCAGCGGACTATATATAGTCACTACAAAAAAAGATAATGTCTCAAGCGCAATGCTGGCATCGTGGGTAACGCAAGCGAGTTTGCAACCATTAGGATTCACAATTGCCGTTGCGAAAGACCGCGCCATTGATTCCTTAATGCAAGTAGGCGATCGCTTCGTCCTCAACGTTTTGGAAGAAGGCAATTATCAAGAACTCAAGAAACACTTCCTCAAGCGCTTGCATCCTGGTGCTGACCGCTTTGCAGGAGTGAAAACTCAGACCGCGAAAAACGGTTCGCCGATTCTGGCAGATGCTTTGGCATACATGGAATGTGAAATACAGACCAGCATGGAATGCAGCGACCACTGGGTTTTATACTGCACTGTCCAAGAAGGTCGTGTCTCCAAAAACGATGGATTGACAGCCGTTCGCCATCGCAAAGTAGGTAATTACTACTAA